In Pedobacter sp. WC2423, the following are encoded in one genomic region:
- a CDS encoding phage minor head protein, with protein sequence MTKRKLDEIYSCICPNCSGLKVNALGDVDIDLEKEIEKLAHDFYYGHQTKRTALKVANKVAATISGAVAQGYGKDVFSVDWNSADRKQIEHLQQNVYQFSFAKTHEQLKATTAALHSDGKIVPFTEFREVTQRINNDYTNRYLPIEYNTAIASAQMGSRWIQYQEEKDDLPFLTYRTVGDGRVRSSHEKLDGVTRAVDDFIWDTIFTPNGWNCRCDIEQSTDEKVTPVSKIIIPTDIPPMFKTNLAKSGLVFPADHPYFDKLPEAVIKTADNNNPFLYEKTYAGKKGGYVYQNSLTPTGKDFKDIFSISKTLANAGDKIVMLPEIAPNNEWKEALRNVVLPDGVKQGKNSDAIVNGNQVVQFKTSSSNTQASIKGLIKAGSKQSDVICIKLTEKVAAKDLQRALKGQVKQSKSVSEVWIIDVKDKITKYNRSEIADFFKKRKQK encoded by the coding sequence TTGACCAAAAGAAAGCTGGATGAAATTTACAGTTGTATTTGTCCGAACTGTTCAGGGCTTAAAGTAAATGCTTTAGGTGATGTTGATATTGATTTAGAAAAGGAAATTGAAAAGCTTGCACATGATTTCTATTATGGTCACCAGACTAAGCGCACTGCGCTAAAGGTTGCGAATAAGGTTGCAGCAACAATATCCGGAGCAGTCGCCCAGGGATACGGGAAAGATGTGTTTAGCGTGGACTGGAATAGCGCGGACAGAAAGCAAATTGAGCATTTACAGCAGAATGTATATCAATTTAGTTTTGCCAAAACGCATGAACAGTTAAAGGCCACTACAGCGGCTTTACACAGTGACGGCAAGATTGTGCCATTTACGGAATTTAGAGAGGTAACACAGCGAATCAACAACGACTACACCAATAGATACCTGCCTATTGAATATAATACCGCTATTGCTTCAGCACAAATGGGTAGCAGGTGGATTCAATATCAGGAAGAAAAGGACGATTTGCCGTTTTTAACCTACAGAACCGTTGGGGATGGAAGAGTTAGATCCTCACATGAAAAATTGGATGGCGTTACCAGGGCAGTTGATGATTTCATATGGGACACCATTTTCACACCTAACGGCTGGAATTGCAGATGTGATATTGAGCAGAGTACAGATGAAAAAGTAACTCCTGTCAGTAAAATTATAATACCTACGGATATACCGCCAATGTTCAAAACTAACCTGGCTAAATCCGGTCTGGTATTTCCTGCTGATCATCCTTATTTTGACAAGCTACCGGAAGCTGTAATAAAGACTGCTGATAACAATAATCCATTCCTGTATGAAAAGACCTATGCAGGTAAAAAAGGTGGATATGTATATCAAAACTCATTGACACCAACTGGAAAGGATTTCAAGGATATATTTTCAATATCAAAAACCCTGGCAAATGCAGGTGATAAAATTGTGATGCTGCCTGAAATTGCCCCGAACAATGAATGGAAAGAAGCATTAAGAAACGTTGTTTTACCAGATGGTGTAAAGCAGGGTAAGAATTCGGATGCGATAGTTAACGGTAACCAGGTGGTACAGTTTAAGACCAGCTCGTCAAATACCCAGGCATCTATTAAAGGGCTGATCAAGGCTGGATCAAAGCAGTCAGATGTGATATGTATCAAGCTAACGGAAAAAGTCGCTGCAAAAGACCTGCAAAGAGCCTTGAAAGGTCAGGTAAAGCAAAGTAAAAGTGTGAGCGAGGTATGGATAATTGATGTTAAGGATAAAATCACCAAATACAACCGGTCTGAGATTGCCGATTTCTTTAAAAAGAGAAAGCAGAAATAA
- a CDS encoding phage virion morphogenesis protein: MANEMKDYDALVKRLMSTTRSVPTRAATVAVNFSKERFRRQNWSDGGEKAWEKRKQPKRGAKQANKRAILVKSGRLMRSIRKISSNADRAIIGTDVPYAQIHNDGGNVKATAQVGAYQKKAYKRRAHTRTRKDSTQSIAAHTVSSHTVKAHRRKMNFTMPQRQFIGVSRTLTGNIEDMITKDITKAIKGS, translated from the coding sequence ATGGCAAACGAAATGAAAGACTATGATGCCCTGGTTAAAAGGTTAATGAGTACGACCAGATCAGTGCCTACCAGGGCGGCAACTGTAGCGGTGAATTTTTCTAAAGAGCGGTTCAGGCGTCAAAATTGGTCAGATGGAGGCGAAAAGGCATGGGAGAAGCGAAAGCAGCCGAAAAGAGGTGCTAAACAGGCAAATAAACGCGCTATACTGGTTAAAAGTGGCCGGCTGATGCGAAGTATAAGGAAAATCAGTTCAAACGCTGACAGGGCTATAATTGGCACGGACGTACCATATGCACAAATTCACAATGATGGCGGGAATGTAAAGGCCACTGCTCAGGTAGGTGCTTATCAAAAGAAGGCCTACAAGCGCAGGGCACACACCCGCACCAGGAAAGATAGCACACAGAGCATAGCGGCTCACACTGTATCGTCACATACGGTTAAGGCACATCGCAGGAAGATGAATTTTACAATGCCTCAGAGACAGTTTATAGGCGTTTCAAGAACGTTGACCGGGAATATTGAGGATATGATAACGAAAGATATTACTAAAGCAATCAAAGGATCATGA
- a CDS encoding AAA family ATPase gives MTKELKVEIINALENYLLSNTKVTQNDVANSAEINAGYLINMRKKDFTVKSGQKVVEINDKYFIRLAKFIGFELSTNNWTTKPTIQLKDMVTSLQIAKDNLDTAVLIGETGSGKTFSLDAFKSKYPTEVFTVKVGSSDNLPDLIGKVLIALNVVQPRHSTSARIAQIALRLKILRESGKTPLLAFDEAEFMKYAALCAFKELFDILIKECALVLIGTEELIKNLERMQRYSKPGIAQLFRRIKFKIHNIPAIDRRFEQFLNGVEPELKKWLQANCNNYGELHDVMVPAIAEAERTGQPLTLELVKIVLGI, from the coding sequence ATGACAAAAGAATTGAAAGTTGAAATTATCAACGCACTTGAAAACTATCTACTATCTAATACTAAGGTCACGCAAAATGATGTTGCTAACAGTGCAGAAATCAATGCTGGTTATCTCATAAACATGCGAAAAAAGGACTTTACTGTAAAGTCTGGTCAGAAAGTGGTTGAAATTAATGATAAATACTTTATCCGCCTTGCGAAGTTCATCGGATTCGAATTGTCAACAAACAACTGGACGACTAAACCAACTATTCAGTTGAAAGATATGGTTACCAGCCTTCAAATTGCAAAAGACAACTTGGATACAGCTGTTTTAATCGGGGAAACCGGATCAGGTAAGACATTTAGCCTGGATGCTTTCAAAAGCAAATACCCAACTGAGGTTTTTACAGTGAAAGTTGGATCGTCTGACAATCTACCGGATTTAATTGGTAAGGTTCTTATTGCGTTAAACGTAGTTCAACCTCGTCACTCTACATCTGCACGTATTGCACAGATCGCTTTACGCCTAAAAATATTAAGAGAATCTGGTAAAACGCCACTTCTGGCATTTGATGAAGCAGAATTTATGAAGTACGCTGCATTATGCGCTTTTAAAGAGTTGTTCGATATTCTAATTAAAGAATGCGCTTTGGTGCTAATAGGCACAGAAGAATTGATTAAAAACCTTGAAAGGATGCAGCGTTATAGCAAGCCTGGTATTGCTCAGTTGTTTCGCAGAATCAAATTTAAAATACACAACATTCCTGCTATTGACAGGAGGTTTGAACAGTTTTTAAACGGTGTTGAACCGGAGCTTAAAAAATGGTTGCAAGCAAACTGCAACAATTATGGTGAGCTGCATGACGTAATGGTGCCCGCCATTGCTGAGGCTGAAAGAACGGGACAGCCATTGACTTTAGAACTAGTGAAAATTGTATTAGGAATATGA
- a CDS encoding S24 family peptidase — protein MSTVNRKSLILNEIKLAYNLSSDRKFADFLGIAPTTLSSWHKRDTFDYDLLYSKCVGINAEFLLSGTGNVIKEIDDNTVTTRYILRTDTSRELQTIPLYDLNAAASLVALFEGHQNIIDYISIPNLPKSDGAIYVSGDSMYPLLKAGDIAIYKKIYDMSEGIRFGEMHIVSAIIDGDLSTVVKFVKKSDKGEDWILLVSQNPHHASRDIHMSKIKAIAIVKASIRLNSMM, from the coding sequence ATGAGTACGGTTAACCGCAAGTCGTTGATTCTTAATGAAATAAAATTAGCCTATAATTTGTCAAGTGATAGAAAATTCGCTGATTTTCTTGGCATTGCGCCAACTACGCTTTCAAGTTGGCATAAAAGAGATACGTTTGACTATGACTTGTTGTACTCAAAATGCGTAGGAATAAATGCTGAATTTTTGTTGAGTGGGACTGGAAATGTGATTAAAGAAATTGATGATAATACTGTAACTACAAGATATATCCTTAGGACTGACACATCCAGAGAGCTACAAACAATTCCTTTATATGATTTGAACGCAGCTGCCAGCTTAGTCGCTCTTTTTGAAGGACATCAAAATATAATAGATTACATTTCAATCCCCAATCTTCCTAAGTCAGACGGTGCAATATATGTTAGTGGAGATAGCATGTACCCATTATTAAAAGCAGGGGACATAGCTATTTATAAGAAGATTTACGATATGTCTGAAGGTATTCGATTTGGAGAAATGCACATTGTATCAGCTATCATTGACGGTGATCTATCAACAGTTGTGAAATTCGTTAAGAAAAGTGATAAGGGTGAAGATTGGATTTTATTGGTAAGCCAAAACCCGCACCATGCATCCAGGGATATTCACATGAGTAAAATCAAGGCAATAGCAATTGTTAAAGCAAGTATTCGGCTCAATAGTATGATGTAA
- a CDS encoding helix-turn-helix domain-containing protein, with product MKNSRTQFFRNIPDVSGKLSMQITPQSIQESALFVFGVSKIELESRSRKRNAAECRHVIAGLLDKYTTLRHVQILKYSGNRERSTISHSIDVFKDLCESDKVFAKKVINVEQRLEGVCA from the coding sequence ATGAAAAATTCAAGAACTCAATTTTTCAGAAACATACCTGATGTATCCGGTAAGCTTTCAATGCAGATCACTCCGCAAAGTATTCAGGAATCCGCGCTTTTTGTCTTCGGTGTTTCAAAAATTGAACTGGAAAGCAGAAGCAGGAAAAGAAACGCTGCTGAATGCAGGCACGTTATTGCCGGACTGCTTGATAAATACACCACCCTGAGACACGTTCAGATATTAAAGTATTCTGGTAACCGTGAAAGGTCTACAATTTCGCACAGCATCGATGTCTTTAAAGACCTGTGCGAATCTGACAAGGTATTTGCAAAAAAGGTTATCAATGTAGAGCAGAGATTGGAGGGTGTATGCGCTTAA
- a CDS encoding NAD(P)-dependent oxidoreductase, with amino-acid sequence MNIVLIGASGFVGSAILKEALNRGHQVTAVVRNPEKITVHHDHLKIEKADVLDAAQVTKVVNGNDAVISAYNSGWTNPDIYAEFLRGSQAIQTGIKESDVKRYIVIGGAGSLEVAPGVQAVDTPDFPAAYKPGATAARDYLNMIREEKDLDWTFFSPAFEMGPHTSGVRTGVYRTSLDTPVFDENGKSILSVEDLAVAIIDELEDAKHIKQRFTAAY; translated from the coding sequence ATGAATATAGTCTTAATCGGAGCCTCAGGATTTGTAGGTTCAGCCATCTTAAAAGAAGCATTAAACAGAGGTCACCAGGTAACAGCTGTAGTTAGAAACCCTGAAAAAATCACGGTACATCATGACCACCTGAAAATTGAAAAAGCTGATGTGCTGGATGCTGCCCAGGTAACTAAAGTGGTGAATGGAAATGATGCAGTGATCAGTGCTTATAATTCCGGATGGACTAATCCGGATATTTACGCAGAGTTTTTAAGGGGTTCACAGGCTATACAAACAGGTATTAAAGAATCAGATGTAAAAAGATATATTGTAATTGGTGGTGCCGGAAGTTTAGAGGTTGCCCCTGGTGTACAAGCTGTTGACACACCTGACTTCCCTGCAGCTTATAAACCTGGTGCGACTGCTGCCAGAGATTACCTGAACATGATCAGGGAAGAAAAGGATTTAGACTGGACGTTTTTCAGCCCGGCTTTTGAAATGGGGCCACATACTTCGGGAGTTCGTACAGGAGTTTACAGAACAAGCCTGGATACACCGGTATTTGATGAAAATGGCAAAAGTATCTTATCAGTGGAAGATTTAGCAGTTGCTATTATTGACGAACTGGAGGATGCAAAACATATAAAACAACGTTTTACCGCTGCTTATTAA
- a CDS encoding IS3 family transposase, protein MELRHQFDLDTLLNCISMARSTFYYYSKKASLPDKYEQVKIQINKVYHAHKGRFGYRRITLQLKRVGMAINHKTVFRLMGEMRLKSLIRIKKYRSYRGKLGKIAPNILNRNFKANQPMQKWATDVTEFKVKGKKLYLSPIIDLFNQEIISYELTDRPVFKGVLDMLKKVLPQARNTSQLVLHSDQGWQYQMPKYQQLLKANGIIQSMSRKGNCLDNAIIENFFGTLKSELFYLNEYESTDQLKKDINDYIWYYNKERIKLNLNGMSPMEYRAHYNKSNTKFV, encoded by the coding sequence ATGGAACTAAGGCATCAGTTCGACCTGGATACCCTGTTGAATTGTATTAGCATGGCAAGAAGTACATTTTATTATTATTCTAAGAAGGCCAGTTTGCCTGATAAATACGAACAGGTCAAGATCCAGATCAACAAGGTCTATCATGCCCATAAAGGTCGCTTCGGCTATCGGCGCATTACCTTGCAACTGAAACGGGTCGGAATGGCTATTAACCATAAGACTGTATTTAGATTGATGGGAGAAATGAGGTTGAAGAGCCTGATCAGGATAAAAAAATACAGGTCTTATAGGGGCAAGCTAGGGAAAATAGCTCCAAATATCCTTAATAGGAATTTCAAGGCTAACCAACCTATGCAAAAATGGGCCACAGATGTTACAGAATTCAAAGTCAAGGGAAAGAAATTGTACCTCTCTCCAATAATAGACCTGTTCAATCAGGAGATTATCAGCTATGAACTCACTGACAGGCCGGTTTTCAAGGGAGTATTGGACATGCTCAAAAAAGTATTACCACAAGCTAGGAATACTTCTCAGTTAGTCTTGCATTCTGACCAGGGATGGCAATACCAGATGCCAAAGTATCAGCAACTGCTAAAAGCAAATGGGATTATCCAAAGTATGTCCAGAAAAGGTAATTGCTTAGATAATGCTATAATTGAAAACTTTTTCGGAACCTTAAAATCGGAACTCTTCTACTTAAATGAATATGAATCGACAGATCAGCTCAAAAAAGATATAAATGACTATATCTGGTACTACAACAAGGAACGAATAAAATTGAACTTAAACGGAATGAGCCCGATGGAATATCGGGCTCATTATAACAAATCTAATACTAAATTTGTCTAA
- a CDS encoding helix-turn-helix domain-containing protein produces MSEHYRSAKSLGEEYGITYSLFEDWFRIYEHLGAPGLLPRKGKRVFSPSFKLAVLKSIREEKLSLRAAVLRFGLSSDAGIIEWQKRFEKFGSSGLEPRPKGRLPMAYKENPANKRKPRKSDRPLTREEELLRENEYLRAENALLKKLQALVQAENKRKP; encoded by the coding sequence ATGTCGGAACATTATCGTTCTGCAAAATCTCTGGGTGAGGAATACGGGATTACTTATTCTCTTTTCGAAGATTGGTTTAGGATATACGAGCATCTGGGAGCTCCTGGATTACTTCCCAGAAAGGGGAAAAGAGTTTTTAGTCCATCCTTTAAGCTAGCAGTCCTGAAGTCAATTCGTGAAGAAAAGTTATCTTTGAGAGCGGCGGTGCTACGTTTTGGGCTTTCAAGTGATGCGGGAATTATCGAATGGCAGAAACGATTTGAGAAGTTTGGATCATCTGGACTAGAACCGCGACCTAAAGGAAGACTACCGATGGCATATAAGGAGAATCCAGCAAACAAGCGAAAACCGAGAAAATCGGATAGGCCACTTACCCGTGAGGAAGAGCTTTTACGGGAAAATGAATATTTACGTGCAGAGAATGCCCTGCTAAAAAAGCTCCAGGCCTTAGTTCAAGCCGAAAACAAGCGCAAGCCATAA
- a CDS encoding DUF3164 family protein: protein MKALEELSTAELKAILENREKAEKGALIKKEQAYIKNRDAQLEELSAEALELGLQLARFKSKVHAVMNKQAEALAAYGKVRGNSKGGFSITNAASNLRIVRRRDTEPTWDERASKAVDLIKDFLGDTIKKRDVKLYEILIKFLEKNHNGDLEYSAVFGLMEHEDKFDDPRWLEGLRLLKQSYTVTLKCFGYEFKQKNDAGKWITQVLNFSSL from the coding sequence ATGAAAGCATTAGAAGAATTAAGCACAGCAGAATTAAAAGCCATATTAGAAAACCGTGAAAAAGCGGAGAAAGGCGCATTAATTAAGAAAGAACAGGCTTACATAAAAAACAGAGATGCCCAACTGGAAGAGCTGTCAGCTGAAGCACTTGAATTAGGATTGCAGTTAGCCAGGTTCAAATCAAAAGTTCATGCGGTTATGAATAAACAGGCGGAGGCACTTGCAGCCTATGGTAAAGTTCGTGGTAACAGCAAAGGCGGGTTTTCGATCACGAATGCTGCAAGTAACCTAAGAATAGTAAGAAGAAGGGACACCGAACCGACATGGGACGAACGAGCATCGAAAGCTGTTGACCTAATTAAGGACTTCTTAGGTGATACAATCAAAAAGAGGGATGTAAAACTTTACGAAATCCTAATAAAGTTCCTTGAAAAAAATCACAATGGAGATTTGGAATACTCTGCTGTATTCGGTTTAATGGAGCACGAGGATAAGTTTGACGATCCAAGATGGTTAGAGGGCTTACGTCTGCTTAAACAGAGCTATACGGTAACTCTGAAATGCTTTGGATATGAATTCAAGCAAAAGAACGATGCCGGGAAATGGATCACTCAGGTTTTAAACTTTTCAAGCCTCTAA
- a CDS encoding DUF4406 domain-containing protein, protein MNNVLIEDMKANFKAVVKDQTELLSFFEKANETNGIEVVYIAGRITGLDYRDVFEIFRRRQLVLEAAGFIVINPCEYVSAGEDWKVAMKTCINLLQFAKYISLLPDWSESKGATIEKYLADALGIAPLSIKFPHEA, encoded by the coding sequence ATGAATAATGTATTAATAGAAGATATGAAGGCCAATTTTAAGGCTGTTGTTAAGGATCAAACAGAACTTTTGTCCTTTTTCGAAAAGGCTAATGAAACTAATGGCATTGAGGTGGTTTATATCGCTGGTCGAATTACTGGATTGGATTATAGAGATGTGTTTGAAATTTTCAGAAGAAGACAATTAGTTTTGGAAGCAGCTGGATTTATCGTGATCAATCCTTGTGAGTATGTCAGTGCTGGTGAAGATTGGAAAGTGGCAATGAAAACCTGCATTAACCTTCTACAATTCGCTAAGTACATAAGCCTGTTGCCTGATTGGTCAGAAAGCAAAGGAGCTACAATTGAAAAATATCTAGCTGATGCGCTTGGAATAGCACCTCTTTCAATTAAGTTCCCACATGAAGCGTAA
- a CDS encoding phage tail tape measure protein codes for MGAGQAKIELLLELRNKIKAGMSSARSQINSGVSSMKLKLAELKGGASEAFNSISDQIPGLDQAMKLITNPYALVTAGVVALAAAYIKASGMAMDWAKGMAKVNVTAQLSKNELAALSDQVMDIGARNSTPLEDVPESFNKIVSAGLEVKDALGAFEPILKGAKAGFTDLDTVAAATVATMNSTGIMSATKVLDVLFATMNKGNAEFKDIADYLPKIIPMADKAGQSFEDLAGAFAYFTAQGFKSDQTATLLENTFKAISDPRITDGFKKIGVNIYDAHGKAKPLLMILDSLRTKLKGLSSEAKNKIFKTIGADGETVTAIGAMLKDYDKLKDIIGFTNKAQGQLNEAMKNAETPGDAWVIINNQIKQGMIEIGQTSLPMIKAVGQSILDTIAYWKDLYKNSMMFRDLLSVIGAAYKFLWDAITSGTTAAYEIIKVLWNGMISFKDAIFGAGNGFEEMYVKVKPYILWIFQYVEAIGSALKSLLTLDMAGLSNSFKDTKSLNEITNQVNTEYAELKKPKEKLVTEGGVKKKEETTTNKGASDTGSKNASGTTGTAQQIKNLTINMDSMVKMGDFVSKNQEIASMSKKQLEEWFTELAARMLRNLETSYN; via the coding sequence ATGGGTGCAGGACAGGCAAAAATTGAACTCTTATTAGAGCTTAGAAACAAAATTAAAGCCGGAATGAGCAGCGCAAGGTCACAGATCAACAGCGGGGTCAGCTCGATGAAACTAAAGTTAGCTGAACTAAAAGGCGGCGCATCGGAGGCTTTCAATTCAATTAGTGATCAGATCCCTGGTCTTGATCAGGCGATGAAACTAATTACAAATCCTTATGCGCTGGTAACAGCGGGTGTTGTTGCACTCGCAGCTGCATATATCAAAGCAAGTGGGATGGCCATGGATTGGGCTAAAGGCATGGCGAAAGTCAATGTTACAGCCCAGCTCTCAAAAAATGAATTGGCCGCGCTCAGTGACCAGGTAATGGATATAGGCGCCCGGAACTCTACACCATTGGAAGACGTGCCCGAATCGTTCAACAAGATCGTATCAGCGGGACTTGAAGTAAAGGACGCTTTAGGTGCATTTGAACCTATTTTAAAAGGAGCAAAAGCCGGATTTACTGATCTTGATACGGTTGCAGCTGCGACAGTTGCGACAATGAACAGTACGGGTATTATGAGCGCAACAAAGGTTTTAGACGTATTATTTGCAACGATGAATAAGGGTAATGCCGAATTCAAAGATATTGCAGATTATCTGCCTAAAATCATTCCAATGGCAGACAAGGCCGGACAGAGTTTTGAAGACCTTGCAGGTGCATTTGCGTACTTTACCGCCCAGGGTTTCAAGTCAGATCAGACAGCAACTTTACTGGAAAACACTTTCAAAGCAATATCAGATCCACGGATCACCGATGGCTTTAAAAAGATAGGTGTGAATATTTATGATGCACACGGTAAGGCCAAACCACTATTAATGATATTGGACTCTTTACGCACAAAGCTAAAGGGACTATCATCTGAAGCGAAAAACAAGATTTTCAAAACTATCGGTGCGGATGGCGAAACAGTAACTGCTATTGGTGCGATGCTGAAGGATTACGACAAGCTGAAGGACATTATTGGTTTTACCAATAAGGCACAAGGTCAGTTAAATGAAGCGATGAAAAACGCTGAAACACCAGGTGATGCGTGGGTGATCATCAACAACCAGATTAAGCAGGGAATGATAGAAATCGGACAAACAAGCTTACCAATGATCAAAGCAGTCGGGCAATCCATACTGGATACTATTGCCTATTGGAAAGATCTTTATAAGAATTCTATGATGTTTCGGGATTTGCTTTCTGTTATTGGTGCAGCTTATAAATTCCTATGGGATGCAATTACCTCTGGCACAACAGCTGCCTATGAGATTATTAAAGTTCTTTGGAATGGTATGATATCATTTAAGGATGCCATATTTGGAGCTGGTAACGGATTTGAAGAAATGTACGTAAAAGTTAAACCTTATATCTTGTGGATATTCCAGTATGTAGAGGCAATAGGTTCAGCTTTAAAATCCCTTCTTACTCTTGATATGGCCGGGTTAAGTAATTCATTTAAGGATACAAAATCTTTAAACGAGATCACTAACCAGGTCAACACAGAATATGCAGAACTAAAGAAACCCAAAGAGAAGTTAGTAACTGAAGGTGGTGTTAAAAAGAAGGAGGAAACCACTACCAATAAAGGTGCGAGTGACACGGGCAGCAAAAACGCATCTGGCACAACAGGGACAGCTCAACAGATCAAAAATTTAACAATCAACATGGATTCCATGGTTAAAATGGGTGATTTCGTAAGCAAAAACCAAGAAATAGCGTCAATGAGTAAAAAGCAGCTTGAAGAATGGTTCACGGAACTTGCTGCAAGGATGCTCCGCAATTTAGAAACTTCATACAACTAA
- a CDS encoding pentapeptide repeat-containing protein, which produces MSTADEQITHHDKRFENINYEDKHLVSRYFEGCTFYKSIIKGCLFEDCTFNNCTFEECDISLIKFKDTFISNLAVINCKAIGILWYDTLNPFSINAKNSMLSYSSFFGKNLKKIRLTNCTAREVDFSNCNLSSADFSGTDFLGSTFSGTDLRMANFTAAQNYQIDPSGNKIKGAIFQLPAAISFLDSLGIKIVD; this is translated from the coding sequence TTGAGTACTGCTGACGAACAGATAACACATCACGATAAACGTTTCGAAAACATAAATTACGAAGACAAACATCTGGTTAGCCGTTATTTTGAAGGATGTACCTTTTATAAATCAATTATAAAGGGGTGTCTTTTTGAAGACTGTACTTTTAATAACTGCACTTTTGAAGAGTGTGATATTTCACTGATTAAATTTAAAGATACTTTTATAAGTAATTTAGCTGTCATAAACTGTAAAGCTATCGGTATACTTTGGTATGATACTTTGAATCCTTTCTCCATCAATGCTAAAAACTCTATGCTGAGTTATTCCAGTTTTTTTGGAAAGAACCTTAAAAAAATACGCCTTACAAACTGTACAGCAAGGGAAGTTGATTTTTCCAATTGTAACCTGAGCAGTGCTGATTTTAGTGGTACAGACTTTTTAGGTTCTACATTTTCTGGTACTGATCTCAGGATGGCCAATTTTACAGCGGCGCAGAATTATCAGATAGATCCTTCAGGTAATAAAATTAAAGGCGCTATCTTTCAATTACCAGCTGCTATCTCTTTTTTAGATAGTCTGGGGATAAAAATAGTTGATTAA
- a CDS encoding DNA cytosine methyltransferase, whose translation MVGEIRPGIIVFENSPMLLSRGFEVVLCDLSKLGYDVEWRLFYASQFGFPHRRERLYGVAYAIEQRWKNIINEGGILQKIFPERASRQKPVSIPVKRFHSKSSYADVRMDDGFSKELDKEVIHGFGNAVVPEIPYQIFKAIQEYENLFK comes from the coding sequence TTGGTTGGGGAAATTAGACCTGGAATCATCGTCTTTGAAAACAGCCCAATGTTGCTTAGTAGAGGATTTGAAGTCGTCCTTTGCGACCTTTCCAAGCTCGGGTATGATGTTGAATGGCGATTGTTTTATGCTTCCCAGTTCGGATTTCCGCACCGAAGAGAGCGATTATACGGAGTTGCCTACGCCATCGAGCAGCGATGGAAAAATATTATTAACGAAGGTGGAATCTTACAAAAAATATTTCCGGAACGGGCATCAAGACAAAAGCCTGTATCAATTCCAGTTAAACGGTTTCACAGCAAATCAAGCTATGCAGATGTACGAATGGATGATGGGTTTTCCAAAGAACTGGATAAAGAAGTTATACACGGATTCGGAAATGCTGTAGTGCCAGAAATACCTTATCAAATATTCAAAGCAATTCAGGAGTACGAAAATTTATTTAAATAA